One window of Nostoc sp. C052 genomic DNA carries:
- a CDS encoding AAA-like domain-containing protein yields MTIDELVLLLKASQATGLTTLQELILRSSWEGKTYTNIACEAHYGEERVKKIAAHLWQVLSNFCKEPINKSNFRLTLESYPFSEAHQQLVKEFNQAATAISLEFPSGPVSLNSRFYIPRPPIEELAYAEIAKPGSVICIKAPQKMGKSSLIVRLLAHAKKQGFHTVTLDFQQADKAVFTSLDKFLRWFCTNVSQELQLESKLNDYWDEDMDSKVSCSIYFQQYLLSALSSPLVLVLNQVDWVFEDREIVRELLPLVRSWHEQAKSVEIWQKLRLVLVYSTEILVPIRLTQSPFNIGLRINLPPFTKEQVQDLAQRHGLDWRDGKDAEILMSMVGGNPYLVRLALYHLVGKGGLKRDLGQLLQQAPTETGIYHDYFRQYMLALQDEPKLRDAFLEVISTTNYVKLESALADKLQSLGLINLEGDRSTIACELYRLYFRQYLRKSESLNIINAGI; encoded by the coding sequence ATGACTATAGATGAACTAGTACTGCTACTAAAAGCCAGTCAAGCAACCGGTTTAACGACGCTCCAAGAGTTGATCTTGCGTTCTTCGTGGGAAGGAAAAACCTACACCAATATAGCCTGCGAAGCGCACTATGGCGAAGAACGTGTTAAGAAAATTGCTGCTCATCTATGGCAAGTACTGAGTAATTTTTGCAAAGAACCAATAAATAAATCCAATTTCCGCCTGACTTTAGAAAGCTATCCTTTTAGTGAAGCGCATCAGCAGTTAGTTAAGGAATTCAACCAAGCAGCCACGGCAATATCCTTAGAATTTCCGAGTGGGCCAGTATCCCTTAATTCCAGATTTTATATCCCTCGTCCGCCAATTGAAGAACTTGCTTATGCAGAAATAGCTAAACCTGGAAGTGTTATTTGCATCAAAGCACCTCAAAAGATGGGGAAAAGCTCTTTGATTGTGCGGTTGCTTGCACACGCTAAAAAGCAAGGCTTTCACACCGTAACTTTGGACTTTCAACAAGCAGACAAAGCAGTATTTACCAGTTTGGATAAATTTTTGCGCTGGTTCTGTACAAATGTGAGTCAGGAGTTACAACTAGAATCAAAACTTAATGATTATTGGGATGAAGATATGGATAGCAAAGTCAGCTGTTCTATCTATTTCCAACAATATTTACTATCTGCGCTCTCAAGTCCCCTGGTTTTGGTATTAAATCAGGTGGATTGGGTGTTTGAGGATCGGGAAATCGTTAGAGAATTGCTACCATTGGTGCGATCGTGGCATGAACAAGCTAAGAGTGTAGAAATTTGGCAAAAATTACGTCTGGTTCTGGTTTATTCAACGGAAATTCTTGTTCCCATCAGACTGACTCAATCGCCATTTAATATTGGTTTGAGAATTAATTTACCTCCCTTTACGAAAGAGCAGGTGCAGGATTTAGCCCAACGTCACGGCTTGGATTGGAGAGATGGTAAAGATGCTGAAATTTTGATGTCAATGGTAGGGGGAAATCCTTATTTGGTGAGGTTGGCATTGTATCACCTTGTAGGTAAAGGGGGATTAAAACGAGATTTAGGGCAGTTATTGCAACAAGCACCCACAGAAACCGGAATTTATCACGATTATTTCAGACAGTATATGTTAGCGCTACAAGATGAGCCAAAATTGAGAGATGCTTTTTTAGAAGTTATTAGTACTACAAATTATGTGAAATTAGAGTCAGCATTGGCAGATAAATTACAGAGTTTAGGACTAATTAATTTAGAAGGCGATCGCAGTACGATTGCGTGTGAATTATATCGGTTATATTTCCGACAATATCTGAGAAAAAGTGAGAGTTTAAATATTATAAATGCTGGTATCTAG
- a CDS encoding PAS domain-containing sensor histidine kinase, translated as MERELQDIFLIVPAAMHIEEPDTYEPETPFSVPDSQSFPEAKDLSQENLDSCQSSEAALKMALIASGLGLWDWNLVTDQTYYDPQWKSILGYQVDEIDNDYQSFEQLVHPQDLPRIRQVLHDYLQGCISVFEVELRMLTKSGEWKWILTCGKVFQWDEFGKPMRMAGTHKDITQDKAMSTTGCAYATQQYQFFEQLQTEIVQRQSVEDQVREKSQQLETTLEELKYTQRQLLQNQKMANLGQLVADMANEINNPVSFIYGNLHPASQYAEDLIKIIELYQHHYPTPTAVIALHLQRLDLGFVKTDFLKLLWSMRAGSERVKEIVFALQNFSTSDEGQMKKVDLHQGFDSVLRILQHRLKEKPDRARIQVIKTFGELPLIECYPGELNQVFMNILSNAIDALEERMKHDNSFTPKIIIHTEIVSSHLSLVNSNEYWVNNNQRDKKHKVIIRIFDNGKGILPHIQRHIFEPFFTTKPVGKGQGLGLSISRQIIVEKHQGKLKCNSQLGQGTELVIEMNTTARHYAAIRKHASF; from the coding sequence GTGGAGAGAGAGCTACAAGATATCTTCCTCATCGTACCAGCAGCTATGCATATCGAAGAACCCGATACCTATGAACCGGAAACTCCATTTTCAGTACCAGATTCTCAGAGTTTCCCAGAAGCAAAAGACTTATCTCAAGAAAATTTAGATTCTTGTCAATCCTCAGAAGCCGCCTTAAAAATGGCATTAATCGCCAGTGGCTTGGGGTTATGGGATTGGAATCTAGTGACTGATCAAACTTATTACGATCCCCAATGGAAAAGCATTCTGGGATATCAAGTAGACGAAATCGACAACGATTATCAATCCTTTGAGCAACTTGTACATCCGCAAGATTTACCGAGAATTCGCCAAGTATTGCACGATTATCTCCAAGGATGCATATCTGTGTTTGAAGTCGAATTGCGAATGTTGACTAAATCCGGGGAATGGAAGTGGATTTTGACTTGTGGCAAAGTATTTCAGTGGGATGAATTCGGTAAACCGATGCGGATGGCGGGAACGCACAAGGATATTACTCAGGATAAGGCGATGTCTACGACGGGCTGCGCCTACGCTACTCAACAATACCAATTCTTTGAACAACTCCAAACAGAAATTGTCCAACGCCAGTCTGTCGAAGACCAAGTTAGGGAAAAATCACAGCAGCTAGAAACTACCCTCGAAGAACTCAAATATACCCAAAGGCAGTTATTGCAGAACCAGAAAATGGCTAACCTCGGTCAACTGGTGGCGGATATGGCTAACGAAATTAACAATCCGGTTAGCTTCATCTACGGCAATCTCCATCCCGCCAGCCAATACGCTGAAGACTTAATCAAAATCATAGAACTTTATCAACATCACTATCCCACCCCTACCGCAGTCATTGCCCTACATCTGCAACGCCTCGACCTTGGTTTTGTGAAGACAGACTTTTTAAAACTGCTGTGGTCAATGCGAGCTGGATCTGAACGTGTCAAAGAAATTGTTTTCGCCTTGCAGAACTTTTCAACCTCTGACGAAGGTCAAATGAAAAAAGTTGACCTCCATCAAGGATTTGATAGTGTTCTCAGAATTTTGCAGCATCGTCTCAAAGAAAAGCCTGATAGAGCCAGGATTCAAGTAATTAAAACCTTTGGTGAATTACCTTTAATCGAGTGTTATCCAGGTGAACTAAATCAGGTATTCATGAATATCTTAAGCAATGCCATTGATGCCTTAGAAGAGAGGATGAAGCATGATAATTCTTTTACTCCCAAAATTATAATTCATACAGAAATTGTTAGCAGCCATTTATCATTGGTCAATAGTAATGAATATTGGGTAAACAATAACCAAAGGGATAAAAAACACAAAGTTATAATTCGCATTTTTGACAATGGCAAAGGCATTTTGCCCCATATCCAAAGACATATATTTGAACCGTTTTTTACGACTAAGCCTGTAGGCAAAGGTCAAGGACTGGGGCTATCAATTAGTCGGCAAATCATAGTTGAAAAACATCAAGGTAAACTTAAGTGTAATTCTCAATTAGGTCAAGGCACAGAGTTAGTCATTGAAATGAATACAACAGCAAGACACTATGCCGCGATCAGAAAACACGCCAGTTTTTAG
- a CDS encoding PRC-barrel domain-containing protein, which produces MRKGSDVIDKVVVTYDTGEKVVRIIDLIFDQKRNQLLGFLVAEKGLFRDAKVIPLEEVQAIGLDAIVVNSKASIVKAHRMPVIKEILHQGIVLRKKRILTTEGLDLGILVDLFFDERSGLVEGYEVSGGVFADAYSGRSFVPAAETLKIGDDVAFVPPQTAQMMEEQVGGIRGAVQATGDRLQDSADTTNRRLQTAVQTVNEQLQSSVESVNRGLQEASQNAGEQLQAATDATSSKLQDLNRDATASLTNNLVDPAEQKVYVIGKHVERDVLTPDGNVLLLQGQEVTLVDAEAADRMGILDELYRATGGSLTANISRNLQAATESFSNGIGSVTHSSTAHLRRSIDSLADMAIEQARGRRVGQTVRADDGLIIAASGQIVTESLLDRAQVYGKKAELLNAVGLTLATAVRSSARDTWLENKVQLRDGASIAQENLNTFWQALKANAEKLQGRSARVIKKQRIEQALGRPVTRVILDPEDNVILNVGELITHRAVSQAEESGVLNILLSSVYTKEPEISDKELRASEYGTAALAHHGSGLK; this is translated from the coding sequence ATGCGTAAAGGTAGTGATGTTATCGATAAAGTTGTCGTCACCTACGACACAGGCGAGAAAGTTGTCCGAATTATAGATTTAATTTTTGATCAGAAACGCAATCAACTTTTGGGTTTTCTCGTTGCAGAAAAAGGACTGTTTCGAGATGCAAAAGTGATTCCTTTAGAAGAGGTGCAAGCGATTGGGTTAGATGCGATCGTAGTTAACTCCAAAGCATCTATTGTTAAGGCACATCGTATGCCTGTAATTAAAGAGATTCTGCACCAGGGTATTGTGCTGAGAAAAAAGAGAATTCTGACTACCGAAGGACTCGACCTTGGTATATTGGTCGATTTGTTCTTTGATGAACGTAGTGGATTGGTGGAAGGATACGAAGTTTCTGGCGGTGTATTTGCCGATGCGTACTCAGGGCGATCGTTTGTTCCTGCTGCCGAAACCCTGAAAATTGGTGATGATGTTGCCTTTGTACCTCCACAAACTGCTCAAATGATGGAAGAACAGGTCGGTGGTATCCGAGGAGCTGTTCAAGCAACTGGAGATAGATTGCAGGACTCGGCTGATACTACCAACCGCAGACTGCAAACAGCAGTTCAAACCGTGAATGAGCAGCTACAAAGTTCGGTAGAGAGCGTGAACCGCGGACTACAAGAAGCAAGCCAGAATGCAGGTGAGCAATTGCAAGCTGCAACTGATGCTACTAGCAGCAAACTGCAAGACCTTAATCGAGATGCAACTGCTTCCCTGACAAACAATTTGGTTGATCCTGCCGAGCAAAAGGTATATGTGATTGGCAAGCATGTTGAGCGGGATGTGCTGACTCCAGACGGGAATGTACTGCTATTACAGGGGCAGGAAGTGACGCTAGTCGATGCCGAAGCGGCCGATCGCATGGGTATCCTCGATGAACTCTATAGAGCCACAGGTGGCAGCCTAACTGCCAACATCAGCCGCAATTTGCAAGCAGCAACAGAATCTTTTAGCAATGGAATTGGCAGCGTAACTCACAGCAGCACCGCTCATCTGCGTCGTTCGATTGACTCACTGGCAGATATGGCGATCGAGCAGGCAAGAGGGCGGAGAGTTGGGCAAACAGTGCGTGCTGACGATGGCTTAATTATTGCGGCATCTGGGCAGATTGTGACGGAATCCCTTCTCGATCGCGCCCAGGTTTACGGTAAAAAAGCAGAATTGCTGAATGCTGTCGGTCTAACTCTAGCAACCGCAGTCCGTTCTAGTGCAAGGGACACATGGTTAGAAAACAAAGTTCAACTGCGCGACGGGGCCAGCATCGCTCAAGAGAATCTCAACACTTTCTGGCAAGCCTTGAAAGCGAATGCAGAAAAGTTGCAAGGACGCAGCGCACGGGTAATCAAAAAGCAACGGATTGAACAAGCACTAGGTCGTCCAGTTACCCGTGTCATTCTTGACCCAGAAGACAACGTGATTCTAAATGTAGGTGAATTGATTACACATCGCGCTGTCAGTCAAGCTGAAGAAAGTGGAGTTCTGAATATTTTACTGAGTTCGGTTTATACTAAGGAGCCAGAAATCTCTGACAAAGAGTTACGTGCTTCAGAATATGGAACGGCAGCCTTGGCGCATCATGGTAGTGGGTTGAAATAA
- a CDS encoding GNAT family N-acetyltransferase — protein sequence MSKRWILVWGFPDLTGQGKGAEYANAMLEFADSLFQPKAFRVTIAAFNKRAIRVWQKLGFKHQRSFERSSDGMQFIVLLRVDNR from the coding sequence ATGAGCAAGCGTTGGATATTGGTATGGGGATTCCCTGACTTGACCGGACAAGGAAAGGGCGCTGAGTATGCCAATGCGATGTTGGAATTTGCAGACAGTTTATTTCAGCCAAAAGCTTTTCGAGTGACGATCGCAGCATTCAACAAGCGTGCGATACGGGTATGGCAGAAATTGGGATTCAAGCATCAGCGATCGTTTGAGCGAAGCAGTGATGGAATGCAATTTATCGTGTTGTTACGAGTAGACAATCGGTAA
- a CDS encoding bifunctional orotidine-5'-phosphate decarboxylase/orotate phosphoribosyltransferase: MNFFDKLNRNILQNQSLLFVGLDPNPEMMPTRYESEELITGLEKWLQFIIAETADFVCAYKPTLGFYEALGIPGLELLYKTLAAIPAHIPVILDAKHSDLNTSTIFARTVFTEWQVDAITLSPYTGQDHVAPFLVYPDKAVFILCCTSNPGAEALQQYPAKESPLYLQVVKESKTWGTPEQLGLEVGTTNPEVLALIRAVAPERIIMARSIWAEGQNLKQILEAGLNANGDGLLIPVPQDTLGNTKLSEEVQSLRAEINQIKAEIIYDNSTCSVWFPDVCLLNQHPQQDLILQLYDIDCIMFGSFVQASGAIFPYYIDLRKIISNPQVFNQVLTAYEDILKNLSFDRLAGIPYGSLPTATGLALRLHCPMIFPRKEVKAHGTRRVIEGNFHPGETVVVVDDILISGKSVMEGAGKLESAGLKVDDIVVFIDHEQGVKDRLQQNGYRSHAVLTISEITNTLYQAGRINEEQFLAFAES, translated from the coding sequence ATGAACTTTTTTGATAAATTGAATCGTAATATCTTACAAAATCAAAGCTTACTGTTTGTTGGACTCGATCCAAATCCAGAGATGATGCCTACGCGTTATGAATCTGAAGAACTGATTACTGGTTTGGAAAAGTGGTTACAGTTCATTATTGCGGAAACTGCTGATTTTGTTTGTGCCTATAAACCAACACTTGGCTTTTATGAAGCGTTAGGTATTCCCGGCTTAGAACTGCTGTACAAAACTTTAGCAGCCATTCCAGCCCACATTCCTGTTATTTTAGATGCAAAACACAGTGACTTAAATACTAGTACCATTTTTGCCCGGACTGTGTTTACAGAATGGCAAGTGGATGCAATCACTCTTAGTCCCTATACAGGACAAGATCATGTCGCACCTTTTTTGGTCTATCCTGATAAAGCGGTGTTTATTTTATGCTGTACTTCAAATCCAGGTGCAGAAGCTTTACAGCAATATCCTGCAAAGGAATCACCCCTTTATTTACAGGTAGTAAAAGAATCAAAAACTTGGGGGACTCCAGAACAATTAGGTTTGGAAGTGGGAACTACAAATCCTGAAGTTTTAGCACTTATTCGAGCAGTTGCACCAGAACGAATTATTATGGCGCGTAGCATTTGGGCGGAGGGTCAAAATCTGAAGCAAATTTTAGAAGCTGGCTTGAATGCTAATGGTGATGGTTTGCTGATTCCTGTTCCTCAAGATACGTTGGGAAACACAAAATTATCTGAAGAAGTACAGTCTTTACGCGCAGAAATTAATCAAATAAAAGCTGAAATTATTTATGACAATTCTACATGTTCGGTGTGGTTTCCTGATGTTTGCTTGCTAAATCAGCATCCCCAACAAGACTTAATTTTACAACTTTATGACATTGACTGTATTATGTTTGGCAGCTTTGTCCAAGCGTCAGGAGCGATATTTCCTTATTACATCGACTTACGCAAAATTATTTCCAATCCCCAAGTTTTTAATCAAGTTCTCACAGCTTATGAGGATATTTTGAAAAATCTTAGTTTTGATAGGTTAGCAGGTATTCCCTATGGTTCTTTACCGACTGCGACTGGTTTAGCTTTGCGTCTTCATTGTCCAATGATTTTCCCTCGTAAAGAGGTGAAGGCACATGGAACTCGGAGAGTCATTGAGGGTAACTTTCATCCTGGCGAAACGGTTGTAGTGGTTGATGATATTCTCATCAGCGGCAAAAGCGTCATGGAAGGGGCAGGAAAGTTAGAATCAGCAGGATTAAAGGTTGATGATATTGTAGTATTTATTGACCATGAACAGGGGGTGAAAGATAGATTACAGCAAAATGGTTATCGCAGTCATGCGGTTTTAACTATTTCAGAAATTACTAATACTTTATATCAAGCAGGGCGAATAAATGAGGAGCAATTTTTAGCTTTTGCTGAAAGTTAG
- a CDS encoding AI-2E family transporter has translation MNISLNQLLRWLIFTLLFPLVFLNGWLAFLLVKNLQPVVTILVLATLLAFILNYPVSILQRGGVKRGYAVALVFILALVIVVALGITLGPIVLEQFNEMVKVFPQWIDSSEEKLQIVNDWFLRHKINVNFSQLLTQITNKLPNELEFVSDKLLSIIIDTIDSISESLITVVLTFYLLLDGPRIWQGIFKKLPGNFAQKVSQSIQQNFQNYLIGQVTLALLMGVSVTLLFLGFQVQFGLLFGLAVGVLSLIPFGDVVSLIVITFIIATHDFWLAAKVFAVAVVIDQLIDQAIAPRLLGKFTGLRPIWVLIALLVGTNIGGVLGLLVAVPVSGFIKDVADGFSTSGNSSKVGKDEAASELLPEESIL, from the coding sequence ATGAACATTTCACTGAATCAACTACTGAGATGGTTAATTTTTACGCTGCTATTTCCTCTTGTGTTTCTCAATGGTTGGCTAGCATTTTTGCTGGTTAAAAATCTTCAACCTGTTGTGACAATTCTTGTCTTGGCTACTTTGCTTGCATTCATTTTAAACTATCCTGTTTCAATTCTTCAACGGGGTGGAGTTAAACGCGGCTATGCAGTAGCGTTAGTTTTTATATTAGCATTAGTAATTGTTGTTGCTTTGGGTATAACTTTAGGGCCCATTGTTTTAGAGCAATTTAATGAAATGGTTAAAGTTTTTCCCCAATGGATTGATTCTAGCGAAGAAAAACTTCAGATTGTAAATGATTGGTTTTTGAGACACAAAATAAATGTAAATTTCAGTCAGTTATTAACACAGATAACTAACAAATTGCCCAATGAATTAGAGTTTGTTTCAGATAAACTTTTAAGCATTATTATAGATACTATTGATAGTATTTCTGAATCATTAATCACAGTAGTGTTGACTTTTTACCTGTTGTTAGATGGGCCAAGAATTTGGCAGGGAATATTTAAGAAGTTGCCGGGAAATTTTGCTCAGAAGGTAAGCCAGTCTATTCAGCAAAACTTCCAAAATTACTTGATTGGTCAGGTAACTTTGGCTTTGCTGATGGGTGTTTCAGTAACATTATTGTTTTTAGGTTTTCAAGTCCAGTTTGGTTTACTTTTTGGTTTGGCGGTTGGGGTTTTGAGCTTAATTCCCTTTGGTGATGTTGTCAGTTTGATTGTAATTACTTTTATAATAGCTACACACGACTTTTGGCTAGCAGCAAAAGTTTTTGCGGTAGCTGTTGTCATTGACCAGTTAATCGATCAGGCGATCGCACCACGTTTATTAGGTAAATTTACTGGACTTAGACCGATATGGGTATTAATTGCCTTGCTTGTCGGCACCAATATTGGTGGAGTCTTGGGTTTGCTAGTTGCTGTACCTGTATCTGGTTTTATCAAAGATGTCGCAGATGGTTTTTCTACATCTGGTAATTCTAGTAAAGTGGGTAAGGATGAAGCCGCGTCAGAATTGTTGCCAGAGGAATCAATATTGTAA
- a CDS encoding ATP-dependent Clp protease ATP-binding subunit, whose translation MFEHFTSEAIRVIMLAQEEARRLGHNFVGTEQILLGLMGEGTGVAAKVLAELGVTLKDARREVEKIIGRGSGFVPPEIPFTPKVKSLFEQSFKEAHSLGQNYINTEHLLLGLTEAGEGVAAKVLQNLGVDFKSVRSAIVRRLGENSPAFAGSSGSQKRTQPLTMEEYGRNLTKLAQEGRLDPVVGRQKEIERAIQILGRRTKNNPVLIGEPGVGKTAIAEGLAQRIINQDVPETLQNKQVISLDMGSLVAGTRFRGDFEERIKKVVEEVRTVGNIILVIDEIHTLVGAGGTEGGLDAANILKPALARGELQCIGATTLDEYRKHIERDAALERRFQPIKVGEPSVEETVQILYGLRGAYEQHHKVTILDAALVAAAELSDRYISDRFLPDKAIDLIDEAGSRVRLRNSQSSPNKELKRELAGITKEKEAAVRVQDFDKATQLRDQELKLAEQLQATFTQNEQPVNSTVVDEEDIAQIVASWTGVPVNKLTESESELLLHLEDTLHQRLIGQEQAVTAVSRGIRRARVGLKNPNRPIASFIFSGPTGVGKTELAKALAAYFFGAEDSMIRLDMSEYMESHTVAKLIGSPPGYVGYDEGGQLTEAVRRKPYSVLLFDEIEKAHPDVFNMLLQLLDDGHLTDAKGRKVDFKNTLIILTSNIGSKVIEKGGSGLGFDFDTQADASYNRIRTLVNEELKAYFRPEFLNRLDEIIVFTQLSKNEVKQIAEIMLRDVASRLTERGIILEVSDRFKELVVQEGYNPSYGARPLRRAIMRLLEDSLAEAMLSGEITDGDTALIDVDDDSQVRVLKSEKRELLLASAG comes from the coding sequence ATGTTTGAACACTTCACTTCCGAAGCCATTAGAGTAATTATGTTAGCTCAGGAGGAAGCACGTCGCCTGGGACATAACTTCGTAGGAACTGAGCAAATTCTCCTGGGTTTGATGGGAGAAGGAACTGGGGTTGCTGCTAAAGTGCTGGCCGAATTAGGCGTTACCCTCAAAGATGCACGTCGCGAGGTAGAAAAAATTATTGGTAGGGGTTCTGGCTTTGTACCACCAGAAATTCCTTTTACTCCTAAAGTAAAAAGCCTCTTCGAGCAATCGTTTAAAGAAGCTCACAGTTTGGGACAGAATTACATTAATACTGAACACTTACTCTTAGGATTAACTGAGGCTGGTGAAGGTGTCGCCGCTAAAGTACTGCAAAATCTAGGGGTTGACTTCAAGAGTGTCCGCAGTGCCATCGTTCGCCGTTTGGGTGAAAATTCGCCAGCTTTCGCTGGTAGTAGTGGTAGTCAAAAGCGCACCCAACCGTTAACGATGGAAGAGTACGGCAGAAATTTGACCAAATTAGCCCAAGAAGGCAGACTCGACCCCGTAGTTGGTCGCCAAAAGGAAATTGAGCGGGCGATTCAAATTCTCGGTCGCCGCACTAAGAATAACCCAGTATTGATTGGAGAACCAGGAGTTGGTAAAACTGCGATCGCAGAAGGTCTAGCTCAACGGATCATCAACCAGGATGTTCCCGAAACCTTACAGAATAAGCAAGTTATCAGCCTCGATATGGGGTCATTGGTAGCTGGAACTCGCTTCCGTGGCGATTTTGAAGAACGCATCAAAAAAGTCGTAGAAGAAGTCCGCACTGTGGGCAATATCATCCTGGTAATTGATGAAATTCACACCTTGGTTGGTGCTGGTGGTACGGAAGGCGGCTTAGATGCAGCCAACATCCTTAAACCTGCCTTAGCAAGAGGTGAACTTCAGTGCATCGGCGCAACTACCCTTGACGAGTATCGGAAGCATATCGAGCGTGATGCCGCCCTAGAGCGTCGTTTCCAACCGATTAAGGTCGGAGAACCCTCAGTAGAGGAAACCGTACAAATTCTCTACGGCTTGCGCGGTGCTTATGAACAACACCACAAAGTCACAATTTTGGATGCAGCACTAGTTGCAGCCGCAGAATTATCAGACCGCTATATTAGCGATCGCTTCTTGCCCGATAAGGCAATAGACTTGATTGATGAAGCTGGTTCTCGCGTTCGTCTGCGGAACTCCCAAAGTTCTCCCAATAAAGAACTCAAGCGTGAACTCGCTGGCATTACCAAAGAAAAAGAAGCAGCAGTCAGAGTCCAAGATTTTGACAAAGCTACACAACTACGTGACCAAGAGTTGAAACTTGCAGAACAACTGCAAGCAACGTTTACACAAAACGAGCAACCTGTCAACTCAACTGTAGTTGACGAAGAAGATATCGCCCAAATCGTTGCCTCTTGGACTGGCGTACCAGTTAACAAACTCACTGAATCTGAGTCAGAGTTGCTTCTACACCTAGAAGACACTCTGCACCAGCGACTCATTGGACAAGAGCAAGCAGTCACGGCTGTATCTCGCGGTATCCGTCGCGCCCGCGTTGGTTTAAAAAATCCCAATCGTCCCATTGCCAGCTTTATCTTCTCTGGGCCTACTGGAGTCGGTAAGACAGAATTGGCGAAGGCATTAGCTGCCTACTTCTTCGGTGCGGAAGACTCGATGATTCGGCTAGATATGTCCGAATACATGGAAAGCCACACTGTCGCCAAGCTCATCGGTTCGCCTCCTGGTTATGTCGGATACGACGAAGGCGGACAACTTACAGAAGCCGTGCGGCGGAAACCCTACTCAGTGCTGCTATTCGACGAAATCGAAAAAGCGCACCCCGATGTATTCAATATGCTGCTGCAACTCTTGGATGACGGTCATCTTACCGATGCCAAAGGTCGGAAAGTAGACTTCAAGAACACGCTGATCATTTTGACTTCTAACATCGGTTCCAAGGTAATTGAAAAAGGTGGTAGCGGCTTAGGCTTTGACTTCGACACTCAAGCCGACGCTAGTTATAACCGCATCCGCACCTTGGTAAATGAGGAATTGAAAGCTTACTTCCGTCCAGAGTTCCTCAACCGCCTCGATGAGATTATCGTCTTCACCCAGCTTTCCAAGAATGAAGTTAAGCAAATCGCCGAAATTATGCTCCGCGATGTTGCTAGCCGCTTGACAGAAAGGGGAATTATCCTAGAAGTTAGCGATCGCTTCAAAGAGCTTGTGGTACAAGAAGGTTATAACCCCAGCTATGGCGCTAGACCATTACGCCGGGCAATTATGCGCCTCCTCGAAGATTCTCTGGCTGAAGCAATGCTGTCTGGTGAAATTACAGATGGAGACACAGCCCTTATCGATGTTGATGATGACTCTCAAGTGAGAGTACTAAAATCAGAAAAACGAGAGTTACTGTTGGCAAGTGCTGGCTAA
- a CDS encoding DUF3288 family protein: MTEATTGKDQQHPLYNRDRPLIDILLAQEATDYNLAELARLRMRYQGFPGARDIQKDLDKVLQQWGLSETELFEKTRQIHDLGGIYKSRGKKDEQDWN, translated from the coding sequence ATGACTGAAGCAACGACTGGTAAAGATCAACAACATCCACTTTATAACCGCGATCGCCCCCTTATTGATATATTACTCGCTCAAGAGGCAACAGACTATAACTTAGCAGAATTGGCTAGACTGCGAATGCGTTATCAAGGGTTTCCAGGGGCCAGAGACATCCAAAAAGACTTAGATAAAGTCTTGCAACAGTGGGGTTTGAGCGAAACCGAGCTTTTTGAGAAAACTCGTCAAATCCACGATTTGGGAGGAATTTACAAAAGTCGCGGTAAGAAAGATGAACAAGATTGGAATTAG